The Lactuca sativa cultivar Salinas chromosome 2, Lsat_Salinas_v11, whole genome shotgun sequence genome includes a window with the following:
- the LOC111888467 gene encoding uncharacterized protein LOC111888467 isoform X1 yields MDLELLNHINVDLKWNILKKGRRSMARRPRKTGADTFELGNKKQDPTAFETKKVADTPLKRRRLVHESPSTPPQISCLHGNGVLPPGPQTPCVHYEDPSQRYHSSLSQNLKTKSRTRLRNSNKSNPTKKVDFSGIELLAAAACSSFIQDNADYVDDQKVLKEDTTPGADSCAVDIKETLISTESDEAENKVALRLHWDLNTVMDEWEEPCDGLLVKSQPQENCSEDVKMKLEEGYESRCTEGVSVNQLPLIESCNDDSFEKTHESIEDLGIKTITSKTSDCESSVSKSDTQEETNVKGSDSDSDQQQAVCEEVIIEGGCESPKVLKSYCEKKGGSEDPCGSNSNVTEDEHEVEMEKAEEVGYDSPFEDGELRERVYYESDNTYKDKDKDKDELGSIENPLSEEVDHNGEGESSLLLADSVSVEESRKNVGRNYNSSNCRSWWDTNKSSSHEHNRPRNVGRDYYSYSPRDSGYRAHNRRRPSSSSSSSERNNGDDSYNHRAPNRYRFHSREEHHYHYHYNYLERERKVGCYSRSRSGSPIAWHFQKPKNLDVVTQRQRQRQRSLEFDQPRPHSSSSSRYTDKRHSDDHHNYKDKNGYTCTRK; encoded by the exons ATGGATTTAGAACTTTTGAACCATATCAATGTGGACTTAAAATGGAACATACTGAAAAAAGGTCGAAGGAGCATGGCTAGACGCCCGAGGAAGACAGGGGCAGACACTTTTGAATTGGGTAACAAAAAACAAGATCCAActgcttttgaaacaaagaag GTAGCTGACACTCCTTTGAAGAGAAGAAGACTTGTGCATGAATCCCCATCTACACCTCCTCAAATTTCATGTCTCCATGGCAATGGGGTTCTTCCACCTGGACCTCAGACTCCTTGTGTCCATTATGAAGATCCTAGTCAGCGGTATCATTCTTCACTATCTCAGAACCTGAAAACAAAGTCCAGGACTCGATTGAGAAACAGTAATAAATCAAATCCCACAAAAAAAGTTGACTTTTCAGGTATTGAGCTTCTTGCTGCTGCTGCATGCAGTAGCTTCATTCAAGATAATGCAGATTATGTTGATGATCAAAAAGTGTTGAAAGAAGACACAACACCAGGAGCTGATTCGTGTGCTGTTGATATAAAAGAAACTTTGATATCAACGGAGTCAGATGAGGCAGAGAATAAGGTTGCATTAAGGTTACATTGGGACTTAAATACTGTAATGGATGAGTGGGAGGAGCCTTGTGATGGGTTGCTGGTTAAATCTCAGCCTCAGGAAAATTGTTCAGAAGATGTAAAGATGAAGTTAGAAGAAGGGTATGAAAGTAGATGCACCGAAGGTGTATCTGTGAATCAATTGCCTTTAATTGAAAGCTGTAACGATGATTCTTTTGAGAAAACACATGAATCGATTGAAGATTTGGGCATAAAGACGATTACCAGCAAGACATCAGATTGTGAAAGCTCTGTAAGTAAATCAGATACACAAGAAGAAACCAATGTGAAGGGTTCAGATTCAGATTCAGATCAGCAGCAGGCTGTTTGTGAAGAAGTAATTATTGAAGGTGGTTGTGAATCCCCAAAAGTGTTGAAAAGTTATTGTGAGAAGAAAGGTGGTTCAGAAGATCCTTGTGGTTCAAATTCAAATGTTACTGAAGATGAACATGAGGTTGAGATGGAGAAAGCTGAAGAAGTTGGTTATGATTCTCCATTTGAAGATGGGGAGTTGAGAGAGAGGGTGTATTATGAGTCTGATAATACATACAAAGACAAAGACAAAGACAAGGATGAGCTTGGGAGTATTGAAAACCCTTTGTCAGAAGAAGTTGACCACAATGGTGAAGGTGAAAGCTCATTATTGTTGGCTGACAGTGTGAGTGTGGAAGAAAGTAGGAAGAATGTCGGTAGAAATTATAATAGTAGTAATTGTAGATCATGGTGGGATACAAACAAGAGCAGTAGTCATGAGCACAATAGACCCAGAAATGTTGGTAGAGATTACTATTCTTATAGTCCAAGGGATAGTGGTTATAGGGCCCACAACAGAAGAagaccatcatcatcatcatcatcatctgaaaGAAACAATGGCGATGATAGTTACAATCACAGGGCACCGAATAGATACAGATTTCATTCACGAGAAGaacatcattatcattatcattataattatttagaaagagaaagaaaagtaggttgctattcaAGATCCCGATCAGGATCTCCAATCGCATGGCATTTTCAGAAGCCAAAGAATTTGGATGTTGTAACACAGAGACAGAGACAGAGACAGAGGAGCCTTGAATTTGATCAACCTCGAcctcattcttcttcttcttccagataTACAGACAAGAGACACTCAGATGATCATCACAATTACAAGGACAAGAATGGTTATACTTGTACCCGAAAGTAA
- the LOC111888467 gene encoding lisH domain-containing protein C1711.05 isoform X2, with protein MNPHLHLLKFHVSMAMGFFHLDLRLLVSIMKILVSGIELLAAAACSSFIQDNADYVDDQKVLKEDTTPGADSCAVDIKETLISTESDEAENKVALRLHWDLNTVMDEWEEPCDGLLVKSQPQENCSEDVKMKLEEGYESRCTEGVSVNQLPLIESCNDDSFEKTHESIEDLGIKTITSKTSDCESSVSKSDTQEETNVKGSDSDSDQQQAVCEEVIIEGGCESPKVLKSYCEKKGGSEDPCGSNSNVTEDEHEVEMEKAEEVGYDSPFEDGELRERVYYESDNTYKDKDKDKDELGSIENPLSEEVDHNGEGESSLLLADSVSVEESRKNVGRNYNSSNCRSWWDTNKSSSHEHNRPRNVGRDYYSYSPRDSGYRAHNRRRPSSSSSSSERNNGDDSYNHRAPNRYRFHSREEHHYHYHYNYLERERKVGCYSRSRSGSPIAWHFQKPKNLDVVTQRQRQRQRSLEFDQPRPHSSSSSRYTDKRHSDDHHNYKDKNGYTCTRK; from the exons ATGAATCCCCATCTACACCTCCTCAAATTTCATGTCTCCATGGCAATGGGGTTCTTCCACCTGGACCTCAGACTCCTTGTGTCCATTATGAAGATCCTAGTCAGCG GTATTGAGCTTCTTGCTGCTGCTGCATGCAGTAGCTTCATTCAAGATAATGCAGATTATGTTGATGATCAAAAAGTGTTGAAAGAAGACACAACACCAGGAGCTGATTCGTGTGCTGTTGATATAAAAGAAACTTTGATATCAACGGAGTCAGATGAGGCAGAGAATAAGGTTGCATTAAGGTTACATTGGGACTTAAATACTGTAATGGATGAGTGGGAGGAGCCTTGTGATGGGTTGCTGGTTAAATCTCAGCCTCAGGAAAATTGTTCAGAAGATGTAAAGATGAAGTTAGAAGAAGGGTATGAAAGTAGATGCACCGAAGGTGTATCTGTGAATCAATTGCCTTTAATTGAAAGCTGTAACGATGATTCTTTTGAGAAAACACATGAATCGATTGAAGATTTGGGCATAAAGACGATTACCAGCAAGACATCAGATTGTGAAAGCTCTGTAAGTAAATCAGATACACAAGAAGAAACCAATGTGAAGGGTTCAGATTCAGATTCAGATCAGCAGCAGGCTGTTTGTGAAGAAGTAATTATTGAAGGTGGTTGTGAATCCCCAAAAGTGTTGAAAAGTTATTGTGAGAAGAAAGGTGGTTCAGAAGATCCTTGTGGTTCAAATTCAAATGTTACTGAAGATGAACATGAGGTTGAGATGGAGAAAGCTGAAGAAGTTGGTTATGATTCTCCATTTGAAGATGGGGAGTTGAGAGAGAGGGTGTATTATGAGTCTGATAATACATACAAAGACAAAGACAAAGACAAGGATGAGCTTGGGAGTATTGAAAACCCTTTGTCAGAAGAAGTTGACCACAATGGTGAAGGTGAAAGCTCATTATTGTTGGCTGACAGTGTGAGTGTGGAAGAAAGTAGGAAGAATGTCGGTAGAAATTATAATAGTAGTAATTGTAGATCATGGTGGGATACAAACAAGAGCAGTAGTCATGAGCACAATAGACCCAGAAATGTTGGTAGAGATTACTATTCTTATAGTCCAAGGGATAGTGGTTATAGGGCCCACAACAGAAGAagaccatcatcatcatcatcatcatctgaaaGAAACAATGGCGATGATAGTTACAATCACAGGGCACCGAATAGATACAGATTTCATTCACGAGAAGaacatcattatcattatcattataattatttagaaagagaaagaaaagtaggttgctattcaAGATCCCGATCAGGATCTCCAATCGCATGGCATTTTCAGAAGCCAAAGAATTTGGATGTTGTAACACAGAGACAGAGACAGAGACAGAGGAGCCTTGAATTTGATCAACCTCGAcctcattcttcttcttcttccagataTACAGACAAGAGACACTCAGATGATCATCACAATTACAAGGACAAGAATGGTTATACTTGTACCCGAAAGTAA